The following coding sequences are from one Thermoplasmataceae archaeon window:
- a CDS encoding ABC transporter permease: protein MDAEVSSSLLSQESKEKRNPGLENLKITFKLFFKSRLAFVGFIITLIYFVIAIMDTVYPQYLGVTNLSSMVYLLHGQVVSSSATPVAPSFNKGWYFWLGTTEFNFPILPAILESLKFDMSASILIVGVGAIIGVIIGTVSGYFGGITDETVMRITDIFFSLPFFVFAIAMVAILQVALHVAPIDDIVIALVIIWWPIYARLSRGTALTIKSQKFVEAATASGSSGMRNVFVHIMPNVLSAIFVQFSLDLGTVVGIFAGLDYLGINFGGTFFPELGNLIAEGQPYFGAPYVLNGQILGSSIWWPVLMPGIALLIFIVAVNLMGDGLRDVLDPKLRR, encoded by the coding sequence ATGGATGCAGAAGTTAGCTCTTCCCTGTTGAGTCAGGAAAGCAAGGAAAAACGTAACCCAGGTCTGGAGAATTTGAAGATCACGTTCAAGTTATTCTTCAAGTCAAGGCTAGCCTTTGTCGGCTTTATAATAACTCTTATCTATTTTGTCATAGCAATAATGGATACCGTTTATCCCCAGTACCTTGGTGTCACTAATCTTTCCTCCATGGTTTATCTCTTGCACGGACAGGTCGTTTCCTCATCAGCCACTCCCGTTGCACCGTCGTTCAATAAAGGATGGTACTTCTGGCTTGGAACAACAGAGTTCAATTTTCCCATACTCCCGGCGATACTGGAATCATTGAAATTTGACATGAGTGCGTCAATCCTTATAGTTGGCGTTGGAGCAATAATAGGAGTTATAATTGGAACCGTTTCCGGATATTTTGGCGGTATAACTGATGAGACTGTGATGAGGATAACCGATATCTTCTTCAGCTTACCGTTTTTCGTTTTTGCCATTGCGATGGTTGCTATTCTTCAGGTTGCGCTTCATGTGGCCCCAATTGATGATATTGTTATTGCACTGGTTATAATATGGTGGCCCATATACGCAAGATTGAGCAGGGGAACTGCTCTCACTATAAAATCCCAGAAATTTGTGGAAGCAGCAACTGCTTCAGGGTCGTCAGGAATGAGGAACGTGTTCGTTCATATAATGCCAAATGTTCTTTCCGCAATATTCGTACAATTTTCCCTTGATCTAGGAACTGTTGTGGGAATTTTCGCGGGCCTGGACTACTTGGGTATAAATTTTGGCGGAACTTTCTTCCCTGAGCTTGGAAATCTCATTGCTGAGGGCCAGCCATACTTCGGTGCTCCTTATGTATTAAATGGTCAAATACTTGGAAGCTCAATATGGTGGCCGGTTCTTATGCCAGGAATTGCTCTGCTTATTTTTATAGTTGCTGTTAATCTGATGGGCGACGGACTCAGAGATGTTCTTGATCCAAAACTTAGAAGGTAG